A window of the Apodemus sylvaticus chromosome 15, mApoSyl1.1, whole genome shotgun sequence genome harbors these coding sequences:
- the LOC127665943 gene encoding keratin-associated protein 20-2-like → MCYYSSYYGGLGYGFGGLGYGYGCGYGCGYGGYGGYGSYGYGCCRPLCCRRYWSCGFY, encoded by the coding sequence ATGTGTTACTACAGCAGCTACTATGGAGGCCTGGGCTATGGCTTTGGTGGCCTAGGCTATGGCTATGGCTGTGGCTACGGCTGTGGCTATGGTGGCTATGGTGGCTATGGTAGCTATGGTTATGGCTGCTGCCGCCCACTCTGCTGTAGAAGGTACTGGTCCTGTGGCTTCTACTGA
- the LOC127665947 gene encoding keratin-associated protein 20-2-like, producing the protein MCYYGSYYGGLGCGYSGLGYGCGCGYGCGCGCGYGGYGYGCCRPLCCRRYWSCGFY; encoded by the coding sequence ATGTGTTACTACGGCAGCTACTATGGAGGCCTGGGCTGTGGCTATAGTGGCCTAggctatggctgtggctgtggctatggctgtggctgtggctgtggctatggTGGCTATGGTTATGGCTGCTGCCGCCCACTGTGCTGTAGAAGGTACTGGTCCTGTGGCTTCTACTGA
- the LOC127665944 gene encoding keratin-associated protein 20-2-like, with amino-acid sequence MCYYSSYYGGLGYGYGGLGYGYGGLGYGYGCGCGYGGYGYGCCRPLCCRRYWSCGFF; translated from the coding sequence ATGTGTTATTACAGCAGCTACTATGGAGGCCTGGGCTATGGCTATGGTGGCCTAGGCTATGGCTATGGTGGCCTAGGCTAtggctatggctgtggctgtggctatggTGGCTATGGTTATGGCTGTTGCCGCCCACTCTGCTGTAGAAGGTACTGGTCCTGTGGCTTCTTCTGA
- the LOC127665941 gene encoding keratin-associated protein 20-2-like, translated as MCYYGSYYGGLGYGYGGLGYGYGGLGYGYGGYGYGCGCGYGSYGYGCCRPLCCRRFWSCGFY; from the coding sequence ATGTGTTACTACGGCAGCTACTATGGAGGCCTGGGCTATGGCTATGGAGGCCTGGGCTATGGCTATGGTGGCCTAGGCTATGGCTATGGTGGCTAtggctatggctgtggctgtggctatggTAGCTATGGTTATGGTTGTTGCCGCCCACTCTGCTGTAGAAGGTTCTGGTCCTGTGGCTTCTACTGA
- the LOC127665956 gene encoding keratin-associated protein 20-2-like, protein MCYYGSYYGGLGYGYGCGYGCGCGYGGYGGYGGYGYGCCRPLCCRRYWSCGFY, encoded by the coding sequence ATGTGTTACTACGGCAGCTACTATGGAGGCCTGGGCTATGGCTATGgctgtggctatggctgtggctgtggctatggTGGCTATGGTGGCTATGGTGGCTATGGTTATGGCTGCTGCCGCCCACTGTGCTGTAGAAGGTACTGGTCCTGTGGCTTCTACTGA
- the LOC127665945 gene encoding keratin-associated protein 20-2-like, translating into MCYYSSYYGGLGYGYGGLGYGYGGLGYGYGCGYGYGGYGYGCCRPLCCRRYWSCGFY; encoded by the coding sequence ATGTGTTATTACAGCAGCTACTATGGAGGCCTGGGCTATGGCTATGGTGGCCTAGGCTATGGCTATGGTGGCCTAGGCTATGGCTATGGCTGTGGCTATGGCTATGGTGGCTATGGTTATGGTTGTTGCCGCCCACTCTGCTGTAGAAGATACTGGTCCTGTGGCTTCTACTGA
- the LOC127665950 gene encoding keratin-associated protein 20-2-like: MCYYGSYYGGLGYGYGGLGYGYGGYGYGCGCGYGSYGYGCCRPLCCRRFWSCGFY; this comes from the coding sequence ATGTGTTACTACGGCAGCTACTATGGAGGCCTGGGCTATGGCTATGGTGGCCTAGGCTATGGCTATGGTGGCTAtggctatggctgtggctgtggctatggTAGCTATGGTTATGGTTGTTGCCGCCCACTCTGCTGTAGAAGGTTCTGGTCCTGTGGCTTCTACTGA
- the LOC127665958 gene encoding keratin-associated protein 20-2-like, translating to MCYYGSYYGGLGYGYGCGYGCGCGYGGYGGYAGYGYGCCRPLCCRRYWSCGFY from the coding sequence ATGTGTTACTACGGCAGCTACTATGGAGGCCTGGGCTATGGCTATGgctgtggctatggctgtggctgtggctatggTGGCTATGGTGGCTATGCTGGCTATGGTTATGGCTGCTGCCGCCCACTGTGCTGTAGAAGGTACTGGTCCTGTGGCTTCTACTGA